The nucleotide sequence GACGCCGTGCTCGAGGCAAGAGAAGGCCAGGAGGGCCCGGCGGCAGGCGAGAACGCCGCGGAGAACGGGGCTCTCGAGAGTCCGGGCGAGGCCGGGCAGGAGCCGGCGAGGGCGTACGGTGCGGACGCTGAGGCCGACACCGGCGACGGCAAGATCTCCGCGGACGAACAGACGGAGGACATGGAGCGGGGCGCCGCCTACTAGTAGGGTGACCCGCAAATAACATGGCAGTACCTTCGTAACTCTGATACACTGCCCTCAGCCGCCAGGAGGGGGTTGAGGGTGGTGCCGTTCGAAAGGAAGCGACCGGCATTGGTCTTGTCCGAGGAGATGGCCGCCCAGCTTGAGCGCATCAGCCGCTCCCGTACTACCGCCGTGCGCCGGGTCGAGCGGGCCCGCATGCTGCTCGCTTACGCCGCAGGGGAGACCATTTCTTCCATTGCGGCTCGCCTTGGGACTAATCGCCCCAAGGTGGAGCGCTGTATTGACAAGGCGCTGCAGTTGGGGCCCGAAGCCGCCCTGGGTGACCTTCCCGGACGAGGGAGGCGCCCCCGTATCCCGGCCGAGGCACGGGCGTGGGTCGTCTCGCTGGCGTGCCAAAAGCCCAAGGATCTGGGCTATCCCCACGAGCTGTGGACCACGCGGCTGCTGGTCCGACACATCCGCCGGCACTGCGAAGCCGCCGGCCATCCCAGCCTGGTCTGCATAGGGACCGGGACCCTGTCTCGGGTTCTTGCCGAGCACGCGATCCGCCCCCACAAGATCCGCTATTACCTGGAGCGACGTGATCCGGACTTCGACGCGAAGATGGCGCAACTGCTCCTCGTCTACAAGCACGTGGAGCTGCTTCGCCAGCGGCAGGACCCTTCGGGCCCGCTGCATGCGGTGCTCTCGTACGACGAAAAACCCGGCATCCAGGTGCTGGGGACCACCGCCCCCGACCGGCCCCCGCAGCCCGGTCAGCAAAGGGGCTGGAGCCGGGACTACGAGTACGTTCGCCACGGTACCCTCACCTTGATGGCTGCCATCGACCTGCTAACGGGGCACGTCCACAGCCAGGTGGTCAACCGTCACCGAAGCCGGGAGTTCGTTCAGTTTCTGAAGCGGCTCGATGCCAGCTACCCCGGCGGGATCCCGATCCGCATCATCCTCGACAATCACTCCGCCCACCTCTCCAAAGAGACGCGCAGCTACCTGGCCACGGTCCCGAATCGGTTCGAGTTCATCTTCACGCCCAAGCACGGCTCCTGGCTGAACCTCATCGAAGCCTTCTTCGCCAAGATGGCCAAG is from Bacillota bacterium and encodes:
- a CDS encoding IS630 family transposase, encoding MAAQLERISRSRTTAVRRVERARMLLAYAAGETISSIAARLGTNRPKVERCIDKALQLGPEAALGDLPGRGRRPRIPAEARAWVVSLACQKPKDLGYPHELWTTRLLVRHIRRHCEAAGHPSLVCIGTGTLSRVLAEHAIRPHKIRYYLERRDPDFDAKMAQLLLVYKHVELLRQRQDPSGPLHAVLSYDEKPGIQVLGTTAPDRPPQPGQQRGWSRDYEYVRHGTLTLMAAIDLLTGHVHSQVVNRHRSREFVQFLKRLDASYPGGIPIRIILDNHSAHLSKETRSYLATVPNRFEFIFTPKHGSWLNLIEAFFAKMAKSLLRGIRANSKDEMARRIAQYIDDLNQEPVVFRWKHGLETLSVT